The Altererythrobacter sp. ZODW24 genome window below encodes:
- a CDS encoding ABC transporter ATP-binding protein, whose protein sequence is MTETADMLLRFDAVRKAYGAIVAVDSVSLDIAAGSFVALVGASGSGKSTLLKTVNRLAEPTSGSVVLAGEDVLSLEPHILRRRIGYVFQGIGLFPHMTVAENIAIGPRIAGDRGNMARVSELLDLVELDDSFAPRLPHELSGGQRQRVGVARALAAQPHLLLMDEPFGALDPVTRDALGHAVRALHDRLGLNTVMVTHDMAEALLLADRVLVMDDGKVVADEVPKSLLGGAGGDVAQALVAVPRDQAKALAGLTP, encoded by the coding sequence ATGACTGAAACTGCCGACATGTTGCTACGCTTTGATGCGGTGCGAAAGGCTTACGGCGCCATCGTCGCAGTCGATTCCGTTTCGCTCGATATCGCGGCGGGCAGCTTTGTTGCGCTGGTTGGCGCATCGGGGTCGGGCAAATCCACTCTGCTCAAGACTGTGAACCGGTTGGCTGAACCGACCAGCGGCAGCGTTGTGCTTGCGGGTGAGGACGTGCTCTCGCTTGAGCCACACATTTTGCGCCGCAGGATTGGCTATGTCTTTCAGGGCATCGGCCTGTTCCCGCACATGACGGTCGCCGAAAACATCGCCATCGGGCCGCGGATTGCAGGTGATCGCGGCAATATGGCCCGCGTGTCGGAGCTGCTTGATCTCGTCGAATTGGACGACAGCTTTGCACCGCGCCTGCCGCATGAATTATCGGGCGGGCAACGCCAGCGTGTCGGCGTGGCTCGTGCACTCGCGGCCCAGCCGCATCTGTTGCTCATGGACGAGCCCTTTGGCGCGCTCGACCCAGTGACCCGAGATGCCTTGGGCCATGCCGTGCGCGCACTCCATGACCGGCTCGGCCTGAACACAGTAATGGTCACCCATGATATGGCCGAAGCACTGCTGCTGGCTGACCGCGTATTGGTGATGGACGACGGCAAAGTGGTCGCCGATGAAGTACCCAAGTCGCTGCTCGGCGGAGCGGGCGGCGATGTCGCACAGGCGCTGGTCGCAGTGCCGCGTGATCAGGCAAAAGCACTAGCGGGGCTCACGCCATGA
- a CDS encoding lysophospholipid acyltransferase family protein produces MTTDNQISANRKPTLLSRLVRRIIWGIYRLKGWTLDGHLPDIPKYVIAGAPHSSNWDFVFFIGATAEEGIQPNFMGKHTLFKGIMRNFMLDMGGISIDRRKSANAVEQVAEEYARRDKLALVIAAEGTRSSNGEWKSGFYHIAEAASVPIVPAWVCNERNILGFGPPIMPTGDYAEDLGKIAAFMRSKLPDYERYKVLEAQAQKLKEAEGS; encoded by the coding sequence ATGACGACCGACAATCAAATATCTGCGAACCGCAAGCCAACGCTGCTCTCGCGCCTGGTGCGCCGAATCATCTGGGGCATTTACCGCCTCAAGGGCTGGACCCTCGACGGGCATCTCCCTGACATTCCCAAATATGTGATCGCGGGCGCGCCGCATTCGTCGAATTGGGACTTCGTTTTCTTCATCGGCGCCACGGCGGAAGAAGGCATCCAGCCAAATTTCATGGGCAAGCACACGCTGTTCAAAGGTATCATGCGCAATTTCATGCTTGATATGGGCGGTATCTCGATTGATCGCCGGAAAAGCGCCAATGCTGTGGAGCAAGTCGCAGAAGAATATGCGCGGCGCGACAAGCTGGCGTTGGTGATCGCCGCCGAAGGCACGCGCAGCTCCAACGGCGAATGGAAGTCGGGTTTTTACCATATCGCCGAGGCAGCCAGCGTGCCGATTGTACCCGCATGGGTTTGCAACGAACGCAATATTCTCGGTTTTGGCCCGCCTATCATGCCCACTGGCGACTATGCAGAAGATCTCGGCAAGATCGCCGCCTTCATGCGTTCCAAACTGCCGGATTATGAACGCTATAAGGTGCTTGAGGCGCAGGCGCAGAAATTGAAAGAGGCCGAAGGCAGTTGA
- a CDS encoding TetR/AcrR family transcriptional regulator → MAEGPNDTERENLITLAMQVAERRGEEVSIARLANEQGVTRTQVVRHFPDDDALFDAVVERWYAPEIVIMEEVLASDLPIQRKFYEFFARRFVRERERYRKDPQIFALYCELGTARFEQVRGYIDLADHYLSELIAHAQAEGHFAGLSINRALTLINQMVLCYTSPQVMLMLEERLAEDKLAAIIDTMFAGLKAGDSEAAGVTGLRLA, encoded by the coding sequence GTGGCTGAAGGACCGAACGATACTGAACGCGAAAACCTGATCACGCTCGCCATGCAAGTGGCAGAGCGGCGGGGCGAGGAAGTTTCAATCGCTCGGCTTGCAAACGAGCAGGGTGTTACGCGCACCCAAGTTGTACGGCATTTCCCCGACGATGATGCACTGTTCGATGCGGTCGTGGAACGTTGGTACGCCCCCGAAATCGTAATCATGGAAGAGGTGCTTGCCTCGGACCTTCCGATCCAGCGCAAGTTTTATGAGTTCTTCGCCCGCCGCTTCGTGCGCGAACGTGAGCGGTACCGGAAAGACCCGCAGATTTTCGCACTCTATTGTGAGCTCGGCACCGCGCGCTTCGAGCAGGTTCGCGGATATATCGACCTGGCAGACCACTATCTGAGTGAACTGATCGCCCACGCACAGGCTGAGGGACATTTCGCTGGTCTCTCGATCAATCGCGCGCTGACACTGATCAACCAGATGGTGCTTTGCTACACGTCGCCGCAAGTCATGTTGATGCTTGAGGAACGCCTCGCCGAGGACAAGCTTGCCGCGATCATCGATACGATGTTTGCGGGCCTCAAGGCCGGTGACAGTGAAGCGGCTGGTGTGACGGGTCTTCGGCTCGCGTAA
- a CDS encoding bifunctional metallophosphatase/5'-nucleotidase produces the protein MIRKIIALPAVLAISACATIPPPQEPVDPVAVRIIGINDFHGNIEPPSRAFTVSSEGEDAVRAPAGGGAYLASAIGAKKAGARYSMVISAGDMIGGSPIASSLFLDEPAIGVMNRIGIDFNAVGNHEFDRGTAELQRIQNGGCEKNTLREPCQVEQYAGADFQFLAANVTGADGQTIFPSYGIKRFGSGASEVAVAVIGLTLEDTPTLVTPSGIAGLTFAEEASTINALIPQLEAEGADAIIVSIHQGLFTEVGYNDSSCGEVAGALLDVLAKLDPKVDLVISGHTHRAYICDYSTIDPARNFLVTSAASAGTVLTNIELVIDPVSSDVVSKSAYNILVQNEGTGEGDRAIAPLPELAIYKPDAEVAAYVALYTEAASEFADRSIGRLAKPPVQYSSRQDSPVGNLIADAQLAATRDAGAQIAFMNSGGVRADLVPAEDGTITFGEIYAVQPFSNTLITKTFTGAQVLRLLEKQVDGVSRSSLFVSDGFAYSLDMSRASGNRVAAATLNGEAIDPAANYRVTMNSFLASGGDGFTTFNEGTGTVVGPLDLDAMEAWIAAVPVRQLPAEGRATFLTPGS, from the coding sequence ATGATCCGCAAAATTATCGCTCTGCCCGCCGTCCTCGCCATCAGCGCATGTGCAACTATTCCCCCGCCGCAAGAGCCGGTCGATCCAGTTGCTGTACGGATTATCGGGATCAACGATTTTCACGGTAACATCGAACCGCCCAGCCGTGCGTTCACGGTCAGCAGCGAAGGCGAGGACGCGGTGCGCGCGCCAGCGGGCGGCGGGGCCTATCTCGCCAGTGCAATCGGCGCGAAGAAAGCGGGCGCGCGATACAGTATGGTGATTAGCGCGGGCGATATGATCGGCGGCAGTCCGATTGCTTCGTCACTGTTCCTCGATGAGCCCGCCATCGGTGTGATGAACCGTATCGGCATCGATTTTAACGCGGTCGGCAATCACGAATTTGACCGGGGTACTGCGGAATTGCAGCGTATCCAGAACGGTGGCTGCGAGAAAAACACGCTGCGCGAACCGTGTCAGGTGGAGCAATATGCAGGCGCGGATTTTCAATTCCTCGCCGCAAATGTGACGGGCGCGGACGGGCAGACGATATTCCCGTCTTATGGTATCAAACGTTTCGGCAGCGGAGCTTCGGAGGTTGCGGTCGCAGTTATCGGATTGACCCTCGAAGACACACCCACGCTGGTCACGCCTAGCGGGATTGCAGGCCTGACATTTGCCGAAGAAGCGAGCACGATCAATGCGCTCATCCCGCAGTTAGAAGCCGAAGGGGCCGACGCGATTATCGTGTCGATTCATCAGGGGCTCTTCACCGAAGTCGGTTATAACGATTCCAGTTGCGGCGAAGTGGCTGGCGCGCTGCTGGATGTATTGGCGAAGCTTGATCCAAAGGTCGATCTGGTAATCTCCGGCCACACACACCGCGCCTATATTTGCGATTACAGCACGATTGACCCAGCTCGGAATTTTCTGGTCACCAGCGCTGCATCTGCCGGCACTGTGCTGACGAATATCGAATTGGTCATCGATCCGGTGTCCAGCGACGTCGTGAGTAAATCAGCTTACAATATTCTGGTGCAGAACGAGGGAACCGGTGAAGGCGACCGCGCCATTGCACCGCTGCCCGAACTGGCGATCTACAAGCCAGACGCCGAAGTTGCGGCCTATGTTGCCCTTTATACCGAAGCGGCGAGCGAATTCGCCGATCGTAGCATTGGCCGCTTGGCAAAACCGCCAGTGCAATATTCCAGTCGGCAGGATAGCCCAGTCGGCAATCTGATTGCCGATGCCCAGCTTGCCGCCACCCGAGATGCAGGCGCGCAGATCGCCTTCATGAATAGCGGCGGTGTGCGGGCGGATCTGGTACCTGCCGAGGATGGCACGATTACCTTCGGCGAGATTTACGCAGTCCAGCCATTTTCCAACACGCTGATCACCAAGACATTCACCGGCGCTCAGGTGCTACGTTTGCTCGAAAAGCAGGTCGATGGTGTCAGCCGTAGCAGTCTGTTCGTATCGGACGGCTTCGCCTATTCGCTGGACATGTCGAGAGCCTCTGGCAATCGGGTCGCAGCCGCCACGCTGAACGGCGAAGCAATCGATCCGGCAGCGAATTACCGCGTCACGATGAACAGCTTTCTCGCTTCAGGCGGCGACGGGTTCACGACCTTCAACGAAGGGACGGGTACTGTGGTCGGTCCGCTCGATCTCGATGCAATGGAAGCGTGGATCGCGGCTGTCCCGGTTCGGCAATTGCCAGCAGAAGGACGCGCGACTTTCCTTACGCCGGGCAGCTAG
- a CDS encoding DUF2306 domain-containing protein: protein MNDTATPQSLAPSKLDYTLGVLALAILAAALIALFRGMDEWHQLPPRLWFHIVTVTVATALTPIMLWRRRGDKSHRVLGYIWVFCMVSTALVSFTLRFINPGGFSPIHLLSILTLVVSWKLVAKARAHKPIEHRREVRGIVTGALLIAGFFTFPFNRLMGTWLQGMTVFN, encoded by the coding sequence ATGAATGATACCGCAACACCCCAATCACTCGCGCCGTCAAAGCTCGATTATACGCTCGGCGTGCTGGCTCTTGCCATTCTCGCGGCGGCACTCATCGCTCTGTTTCGCGGGATGGATGAGTGGCACCAGCTTCCGCCGCGCCTGTGGTTTCATATTGTCACCGTTACTGTGGCGACCGCGCTTACTCCGATTATGCTGTGGCGCAGGCGGGGCGACAAGAGCCACCGCGTCCTCGGTTATATCTGGGTGTTCTGCATGGTTTCGACCGCGCTGGTTTCCTTCACCCTGCGCTTCATCAATCCGGGCGGTTTCAGCCCCATCCACTTGTTGTCGATCCTGACGTTGGTCGTATCGTGGAAGCTGGTGGCCAAGGCGCGGGCGCATAAGCCTATCGAGCATCGCCGTGAGGTGCGCGGGATCGTGACGGGCGCGCTCTTGATTGCGGGCTTCTTCACATTTCCGTTCAACCGGCTGATGGGGACTTGGCTGCAAGGAATGACAGTTTTCAACTGA
- a CDS encoding carboxyl transferase domain-containing protein produces the protein MSAPTLTSKLDTESPEAKANAAHNRALAEDLRAKVAQTALGGSEKSRERHESRGKLLPRERVERLLDPGSPFLEIGQLAANDMYKDDIAAAGMICGIGRVSGRQVMIVANDATVKGGTYYPLTVKKHLRAQEIAMENHLPCIYLVDSGGANLPHQAEVFPDRDHFGRIFFNQANMSALQIPQIACVMGSCTAGGAYVPAMSDETVIVRNQGTIFLAGPPLVKAATGEEISAEDLGGGDMHGRKSGVVDHVAENDEHALTIVRDIVSHLGKSHEPDVELKEPRAPKFDADELYSIIPDDVRAPYDVHEVIARLVDGSEFHEFKALYGSTLVCGFAHIWGMPVAILANNGVLFSESAVKGAHFIELAAQRGIPLLFLQNISGFMVGGKYEQEGIAKHGAKLVTAVATAQVPKITVVIGGSFGAGNYGMAGRAYSPRFLFTWPNARISVMGGEQAASVLATVHRDADNWSDEEAEAFKAPIRQKYEDEGNPYYATARLWDDGVIDPAQTRDVLGLAFAATLNAPIPKQPRFGVFRM, from the coding sequence ATGAGCGCACCAACTCTAACCTCGAAACTCGACACCGAAAGCCCTGAAGCGAAGGCCAACGCCGCGCACAATCGCGCGCTGGCTGAAGATCTCCGCGCCAAGGTTGCGCAGACCGCGCTTGGCGGCTCTGAGAAGTCGCGTGAGCGTCACGAATCTCGCGGCAAGTTGCTTCCACGTGAGCGGGTCGAACGGTTGCTTGATCCGGGATCGCCGTTTCTGGAAATTGGCCAGCTTGCAGCGAACGACATGTATAAGGATGACATCGCTGCAGCGGGTATGATTTGCGGGATTGGCCGCGTGTCGGGCCGTCAGGTGATGATCGTCGCCAATGATGCCACGGTGAAGGGCGGCACGTACTATCCGCTGACGGTGAAGAAGCATCTCCGCGCGCAGGAAATCGCGATGGAGAACCATCTGCCGTGCATCTATCTGGTTGATAGCGGCGGCGCGAACTTGCCGCATCAGGCCGAGGTATTCCCGGACCGCGATCACTTCGGGCGCATCTTCTTCAATCAAGCCAATATGTCGGCGTTGCAGATTCCGCAGATTGCTTGCGTGATGGGCAGCTGCACGGCGGGCGGGGCCTATGTGCCTGCCATGTCGGACGAGACGGTGATTGTTCGCAATCAGGGCACGATTTTCCTTGCCGGGCCGCCGCTGGTGAAGGCCGCGACGGGCGAGGAAATCAGCGCGGAAGATCTAGGCGGCGGCGATATGCATGGCCGCAAGTCCGGCGTGGTCGACCACGTTGCCGAGAACGACGAACACGCGCTCACCATAGTGCGCGATATCGTCAGCCATCTGGGCAAATCGCACGAGCCTGATGTCGAGTTGAAGGAACCCCGCGCGCCCAAATTCGATGCAGATGAGTTGTACTCGATTATACCTGATGATGTCCGCGCGCCTTACGATGTGCATGAAGTGATCGCGCGGCTGGTCGATGGCAGCGAGTTTCACGAGTTCAAAGCGCTCTATGGCTCCACGCTTGTCTGCGGCTTTGCGCATATATGGGGCATGCCGGTGGCGATCCTGGCCAACAATGGCGTGCTGTTTTCCGAAAGCGCCGTGAAGGGCGCGCACTTTATCGAACTGGCCGCCCAGCGCGGCATTCCGCTGCTGTTCCTGCAAAACATCTCCGGCTTTATGGTCGGCGGGAAGTACGAGCAGGAAGGCATTGCCAAACACGGCGCGAAGCTGGTGACAGCAGTCGCCACGGCGCAGGTGCCCAAGATCACCGTGGTGATCGGCGGCAGTTTCGGCGCAGGCAATTACGGCATGGCGGGCCGCGCCTATTCACCGCGCTTTCTGTTCACATGGCCCAATGCGCGCATCAGCGTGATGGGCGGCGAGCAGGCCGCATCAGTCCTAGCCACTGTGCACCGCGATGCTGACAATTGGTCGGACGAGGAAGCAGAGGCTTTCAAAGCCCCGATCCGCCAAAAATACGAAGATGAAGGCAACCCCTATTACGCCACCGCCCGCCTGTGGGATGATGGCGTGATCGACCCGGCGCAAACCCGCGACGTGCTGGGGCTGGCATTTGCAGCGACACTTAACGCGCCAATACCAAAACAGCCGCGCTTCGGCGTGTTTCGGATGTAG
- a CDS encoding GAF domain-containing protein, which produces MRTPDLMPWPDAKPPEPALCGEDERATVLAAYGFDELEDDPELCEIVKFAAELCDAPTVLVSIVERERQRFIAREGLEDRETPRPTSFCAHAMLQTEPMEVPDARLDERFEKNPLVLGHPHVRFYAGAPLVSGEGAPIGALCVIDTKPRSGGLTDMQRSGLKVLAASVMRRLRHRRETLAQEETEQQNDRDLRELVDLIPQITFSMTSDGTFDFFNKGWFDFTRAKPPKTSEDWRGFIHPDDHEPAFTDWYKAVENGESFQAQFRVQNAAGDWRWMLSRVNPIGSDTSGQRWFGTLTDIDDAHREAETNEILSRELSHRIKNIFAVVAGLISLSSRGQPEVAGFAEELNGKITALGRAHDFVRPIDGAKGENLGGLLQELMAPYGTGAKARAKVSGTDITIGVRAATPLALVFHELATNSAKYGALSAAEGAVAIDIMSEGGDAIVTWTETGGPMPEEPSHRGFGSRLVELSVEGQLQGTLSRNWRPEGLEVTLQIPLSAIAG; this is translated from the coding sequence ATGCGCACTCCTGACTTAATGCCTTGGCCCGATGCGAAGCCACCAGAACCCGCCCTTTGCGGCGAGGATGAGCGGGCAACCGTGCTGGCCGCTTACGGCTTTGACGAGCTGGAGGATGATCCCGAACTCTGCGAAATCGTCAAGTTCGCTGCCGAATTATGCGACGCCCCAACGGTTCTGGTTTCGATTGTGGAACGGGAGCGTCAGCGCTTCATCGCGCGCGAGGGTCTGGAAGACCGCGAAACACCCCGGCCAACATCATTCTGCGCCCATGCGATGCTGCAGACAGAACCGATGGAAGTGCCCGATGCGCGCCTAGACGAACGTTTTGAGAAAAACCCGCTTGTTTTGGGCCATCCACACGTTCGCTTTTACGCGGGGGCGCCGCTCGTTTCGGGTGAAGGCGCTCCGATAGGCGCGCTGTGCGTCATCGATACAAAGCCGCGTTCGGGTGGGCTGACTGATATGCAACGCAGCGGCCTCAAGGTTCTCGCTGCATCCGTGATGCGCCGCCTTCGCCATCGCCGCGAAACGCTGGCACAGGAAGAAACTGAACAACAGAATGACCGTGATCTCCGCGAACTCGTCGATCTGATCCCGCAAATCACATTCTCGATGACAAGCGATGGAACGTTCGACTTTTTCAACAAGGGTTGGTTTGACTTTACCCGGGCCAAGCCGCCAAAAACGTCTGAGGACTGGCGCGGTTTTATCCATCCCGATGATCACGAACCGGCATTCACGGATTGGTACAAGGCCGTCGAAAATGGCGAGTCATTTCAGGCTCAATTCCGGGTGCAGAATGCCGCTGGTGACTGGCGCTGGATGCTCTCGCGGGTCAATCCGATCGGGTCTGATACAAGCGGTCAGCGGTGGTTTGGCACACTTACCGACATTGATGATGCACACCGCGAGGCAGAGACCAACGAGATCCTGTCACGCGAACTGTCGCACCGGATCAAGAATATTTTTGCGGTCGTCGCAGGCCTCATATCGCTATCATCCCGCGGCCAACCGGAAGTGGCGGGCTTTGCAGAAGAGCTTAACGGCAAGATCACTGCTTTGGGCCGGGCGCATGACTTTGTTCGCCCGATCGACGGCGCAAAGGGCGAAAATTTGGGCGGCCTGCTGCAAGAATTGATGGCGCCCTATGGAACGGGCGCGAAAGCGCGCGCGAAAGTGAGCGGGACAGACATCACTATAGGTGTCCGGGCCGCAACGCCGCTGGCACTCGTGTTCCACGAACTCGCAACGAATAGCGCAAAATATGGCGCGCTATCGGCCGCCGAAGGCGCTGTCGCTATAGACATTATGAGCGAGGGCGGCGACGCTATTGTTACGTGGACCGAGACGGGCGGACCAATGCCTGAGGAGCCGAGCCACCGCGGCTTCGGATCGCGGCTTGTCGAACTAAGCGTTGAGGGCCAGCTGCAAGGGACGTTGTCCCGCAATTGGAGGCCCGAGGGCTTGGAAGTAACTCTGCAAATCCCTCTCAGCGCCATTGCCGGCTAG
- a CDS encoding isovaleryl-CoA dehydrogenase, whose amino-acid sequence MRATPDFDFQLGETAEMIRETTARFADEQIAPLAEKTDREDWFPQELWPQMGALGLHGITVSEEDGGLGLGYLEHVIAVEEVSRASASVGLSYGAHSNLCVNQIKAWGNAEQKAKYLPGLISGEHVGSLAMSEANAGSDVVSMKLRAEAVQGGYILNGTKFWITNAAYADTLVVYAKTGEGSRGITAFLIEKDMKGFSIGQKIDKMGMRGSPTAELVFDDCEVPEENVMGPVNGGVGVLMSGLDYERVVLSGIQLGIMQACLDTVIPYLRERTQFGKPIGSFQLMQAKVADMYVALQSARAYTYAVAKACDAGQTTRFDAAGVILLSSENAFRVAAESVQALGGAGYTKDWPVERYLRDAKLLDIGAGTNEIRRMLIGRELIGAAG is encoded by the coding sequence ATGCGCGCGACCCCCGATTTCGATTTCCAGCTGGGCGAAACCGCCGAGATGATCCGCGAGACCACAGCCCGCTTTGCCGATGAGCAAATTGCACCGCTGGCCGAGAAGACGGACCGCGAGGACTGGTTCCCGCAGGAGCTGTGGCCGCAAATGGGCGCGCTGGGCTTGCACGGCATTACTGTCAGCGAAGAAGATGGCGGGCTGGGGCTTGGTTATCTGGAACACGTGATCGCCGTCGAGGAAGTCAGCCGAGCGAGCGCGTCGGTCGGACTTTCTTACGGCGCGCATTCCAATCTGTGCGTCAATCAAATCAAGGCGTGGGGCAATGCCGAGCAGAAGGCGAAATATCTGCCCGGTCTGATCTCCGGTGAGCATGTGGGATCGCTTGCGATGTCGGAGGCAAACGCCGGATCGGACGTCGTTTCCATGAAGCTGCGCGCCGAAGCCGTGCAGGGCGGCTATATCCTCAACGGCACGAAGTTCTGGATCACCAATGCGGCCTATGCCGACACGCTGGTGGTCTATGCCAAGACGGGTGAAGGCAGCCGAGGCATCACGGCTTTCCTGATTGAAAAGGATATGAAGGGTTTCTCGATCGGTCAGAAGATCGACAAGATGGGCATGCGCGGCTCGCCCACGGCAGAGCTGGTGTTTGACGATTGCGAAGTACCTGAAGAAAACGTGATGGGGCCGGTCAATGGCGGCGTCGGCGTTTTGATGAGCGGCCTCGATTACGAGCGCGTAGTGCTGTCAGGCATCCAGCTTGGGATCATGCAGGCGTGCCTCGACACAGTGATCCCTTATCTGCGCGAGCGGACCCAATTCGGTAAACCCATCGGCAGTTTCCAGCTAATGCAGGCGAAGGTCGCGGATATGTATGTCGCACTGCAATCGGCCCGGGCCTATACTTATGCGGTAGCGAAGGCCTGTGACGCGGGCCAGACAACAAGGTTCGATGCGGCAGGCGTGATCTTATTGTCGAGCGAAAACGCCTTCCGCGTGGCCGCCGAAAGTGTGCAGGCATTGGGCGGCGCGGGATACACAAAAGACTGGCCGGTCGAGCGATACTTGCGTGATGCAAAGCTGCTCGACATCGGCGCAGGCACGAATGAAATCCGCCGCATGCTGATCGGGCGTGAATTGATTGGAGCGGCTGGTTGA
- a CDS encoding ABC transporter permease/substrate-binding protein has product MSGVGSALLGLGDKLAEHVILSASALALGTIIALPLAIWAGRSQTVSRLSLGFASLVQTVPALALLALFFPILLSLRAVFGEGLPTLGFLPALLALSLYALLPILRNAVTARANLDPGVLEAADGVGMTGWQKLRLIEAPLSAPFVMAGIRTAAVWTIGAATLSTTIGQPSLGDPIFAGLQTQNWALVLAGCIMSAGLAILADSLLGLVEKGLRDRRKWMVWAGSGLAAFGLIAAFVSQQAEDDDTITIGAKSFSEQYILARLIGQRLQDAGFSVRYRDGLGSAVVHEAVTSGAIDISIDYSGTLWTNQLGREDSVPAGEMLSEIGRWERETSGTVMLGALGFENAYAFAMKQDRAEQLGIRSLDDLARAAPQLVVGGDVEFFERPEWIAVRDAYSFDFAQQRTFTSTFMYDALTGGEADVISAYTSDGRIAADKLVVLEDPRDALPAYDALVLIAPKHAENARLLSALQPLVGAINVDAMREANFAVDRLENKQSPEQAADALAAKLGID; this is encoded by the coding sequence ATGAGCGGTGTGGGAAGCGCTCTTCTCGGCCTCGGCGACAAGCTGGCCGAGCACGTCATCCTCAGCGCTTCTGCTTTGGCACTCGGCACCATTATCGCTTTGCCCCTAGCAATATGGGCCGGCCGTTCGCAGACAGTGTCGCGGTTGTCGCTTGGGTTTGCCAGTCTGGTCCAAACCGTACCGGCGCTGGCCTTGCTGGCGCTGTTCTTCCCAATCCTTCTGAGCCTGAGGGCGGTCTTTGGCGAAGGTCTGCCCACACTAGGATTTTTGCCCGCGTTGCTCGCTCTGTCGCTCTATGCGCTGCTGCCAATCTTGCGCAATGCCGTGACAGCACGCGCCAATCTCGACCCCGGTGTGCTTGAGGCTGCAGACGGGGTTGGTATGACCGGGTGGCAGAAATTGCGACTGATCGAGGCGCCGCTTTCAGCTCCCTTTGTGATGGCCGGGATCAGGACAGCAGCGGTTTGGACCATCGGCGCGGCGACGCTTTCTACCACTATTGGTCAACCTAGCCTTGGTGATCCCATTTTTGCCGGTTTGCAGACTCAAAACTGGGCGCTGGTACTGGCAGGCTGCATCATGTCGGCTGGCCTAGCGATCTTGGCAGACAGCCTGCTCGGCTTGGTTGAGAAGGGCCTGCGCGACCGGCGGAAATGGATGGTCTGGGCTGGCTCAGGACTTGCCGCATTTGGGCTGATCGCAGCCTTTGTATCGCAACAAGCGGAGGACGATGACACAATCACCATCGGCGCCAAGAGCTTTTCCGAACAGTACATTCTCGCCCGCCTTATCGGCCAGCGGCTGCAGGATGCGGGCTTCTCCGTCCGCTACCGCGACGGGCTGGGATCAGCCGTGGTGCATGAAGCCGTCACGAGCGGTGCGATTGATATTTCGATCGACTATTCCGGCACGCTCTGGACCAACCAGCTGGGCCGCGAAGACAGCGTTCCAGCGGGCGAAATGCTATCCGAAATCGGCAGGTGGGAACGCGAAACATCGGGAACGGTGATGCTCGGCGCGCTCGGCTTTGAGAACGCTTATGCATTCGCCATGAAGCAGGATCGCGCTGAACAGCTAGGCATCCGATCTCTCGACGATCTCGCAAGGGCAGCGCCGCAGCTCGTGGTCGGCGGCGATGTCGAGTTTTTCGAACGGCCCGAATGGATCGCGGTGCGTGATGCTTACAGCTTCGATTTCGCGCAGCAGCGGACTTTCACCAGCACATTTATGTATGACGCGCTGACCGGCGGAGAGGCCGATGTGATCAGCGCCTATACCTCTGACGGAAGGATAGCCGCTGACAAGCTTGTGGTGCTCGAAGACCCCAGAGACGCCCTGCCGGCCTATGACGCACTGGTGCTGATTGCGCCCAAACATGCGGAGAACGCACGGCTGCTATCTGCGCTGCAGCCGCTTGTCGGGGCGATCAATGTTGACGCTATGCGGGAAGCAAATTTCGCAGTCGACCGGCTGGAGAACAAGCAATCGCCAGAGCAAGCCGCCGACGCGCTCGCAGCGAAACTTGGCATCGATTAA